One window from the genome of Labilithrix sp. encodes:
- a CDS encoding ATP-binding cassette domain-containing protein, whose amino-acid sequence MAASLLAEARAVAKTFGQVRAVVDASASFRGGEIHAVCGENGAGKSTLLKLVAGMIVPDAGEVLIGGSPLEPHTPKGAIDRGVAMVLQHFALVPVFTALENIMLGAEPVRSGGVLDVAAARTKAAAIVKELGVDIPLDTPIEELGIGDRQRIEIARALYRDAKLVILDEPTAVLTKSEVAALYATLRRLADGGTGIVVVTHKMDEVRAYADVVTVMRKGAVVFTRPIERGGDVDDITRAIMGGAGVKERTDDEARERKVGDTVCALEDVTVARGLRGASLELRAGEIVGVAGVEGNGQKELVAVLAGDVVPDSGRVTGGPFAIVREDRQSEGLVLDATLRDNIVLGELERFSSWGFLRGAALEAEAADRLARSGAPNDLDRTARTLSGGNQQKIVVTRALARSAKAVIASQPTRGVDLAAASEIHARFRDAASAGAGVLVISADLDELRALSDRILVLVRGSFAAEVPPTTTDDELGRLMLGGAGEDARA is encoded by the coding sequence GTGGCGGCCAGCTTGCTCGCGGAGGCCCGTGCGGTCGCGAAGACGTTCGGGCAGGTGCGGGCGGTGGTGGACGCGAGCGCGAGCTTTCGCGGCGGCGAAATCCACGCCGTTTGCGGCGAGAACGGGGCGGGGAAGAGCACGCTCCTCAAGCTCGTCGCGGGCATGATCGTCCCCGACGCCGGCGAGGTCCTGATCGGCGGATCGCCGCTCGAGCCGCACACGCCGAAGGGCGCGATCGACCGCGGCGTCGCGATGGTCCTCCAGCACTTCGCGCTCGTGCCCGTCTTCACCGCGCTCGAGAACATCATGCTCGGCGCGGAGCCGGTCCGCAGCGGCGGCGTCCTCGACGTCGCGGCGGCGCGCACGAAGGCGGCCGCGATCGTGAAGGAGCTCGGCGTCGACATCCCGCTCGACACGCCGATCGAGGAGCTTGGCATCGGCGATCGCCAACGGATCGAGATCGCGCGCGCGCTCTACCGCGACGCGAAGCTCGTGATCCTCGACGAGCCCACCGCGGTCCTCACGAAGAGCGAGGTCGCGGCGCTGTACGCGACGCTGCGCCGGCTCGCGGACGGCGGCACCGGCATCGTCGTCGTCACGCACAAGATGGACGAGGTCCGCGCGTACGCCGACGTCGTCACCGTGATGCGCAAAGGCGCCGTCGTCTTCACGCGACCGATCGAGCGCGGCGGCGACGTCGACGACATCACGCGCGCGATCATGGGCGGCGCGGGCGTGAAGGAGCGCACCGACGACGAGGCGCGGGAGCGCAAGGTCGGCGATACGGTCTGCGCGCTCGAGGACGTCACGGTCGCGCGCGGCCTCCGCGGCGCGTCGCTCGAGCTGCGCGCCGGCGAGATCGTCGGCGTCGCCGGCGTGGAGGGGAACGGCCAGAAGGAGCTCGTCGCCGTGCTCGCGGGTGACGTCGTCCCCGACTCCGGTCGCGTCACCGGCGGCCCCTTCGCGATCGTGCGCGAGGACCGGCAGTCCGAAGGGCTCGTCCTCGACGCCACGCTCCGCGACAACATCGTGCTCGGCGAGCTCGAACGTTTCTCGTCGTGGGGCTTCCTCCGCGGCGCCGCGCTCGAGGCCGAGGCCGCCGACCGCCTCGCGCGTTCGGGCGCGCCGAACGATCTCGATCGCACCGCGCGCACGCTCTCGGGCGGGAACCAGCAGAAGATCGTGGTGACACGCGCGCTCGCGCGATCGGCGAAGGCGGTCATCGCCTCGCAGCCGACGCGCGGCGTCGACCTCGCGGCCGCGAGCGAGATCCACGCGCGCTTCCGCGACGCGGCGAGCGCCGGCGCGGGCGTCCTCGTCATCAGCGCCGATCTCGACGAGCTCCGCGCCCTCTCCGATCGCATCCTCGTCCTCGTCCGCGGGAGCTTCGCGGCGGAGGTGCCGCCGACGACGACCGACGACGAGCTGGGCCGCCTCATGCTCGGCGGCGCGGGCGAGGACGCGCGCGCATGA
- a CDS encoding FkbM family methyltransferase, which translates to MPPLNSFPEVSFAQQGEDLIIKSIFAALEIANATYLDVGAHDPIRGSNTYLFYALGSRGVVVEPNPAYVAKLKAARPRDVVIDKGIGIGKATKATYYDFGDDGQENTFSKEQVDRLAKLGIKPLRTSEMELVDINDVIATHFPNAPPDLVSIDTEGLDLEILKSLDFERFRPPVLCVETLEVGTTRTIDEIAAFLHRKRYVTRGGTLVNTIFVSQEALAHTGASDGGTAR; encoded by the coding sequence TTGCCGCCCCTCAACAGCTTTCCCGAGGTCTCCTTCGCGCAGCAAGGAGAGGATCTCATCATCAAGAGCATCTTCGCGGCGCTCGAGATCGCCAACGCGACCTATCTTGACGTCGGCGCCCACGATCCGATCCGCGGCAGCAACACGTACCTCTTCTACGCGCTCGGGTCGCGAGGTGTCGTCGTCGAGCCCAACCCAGCGTACGTGGCGAAGCTCAAGGCAGCTCGGCCGCGCGACGTCGTGATCGACAAGGGAATCGGCATCGGCAAGGCAACGAAGGCGACGTACTACGACTTCGGCGACGACGGGCAGGAGAACACGTTCTCCAAGGAACAGGTCGACCGGCTCGCCAAGCTCGGGATCAAGCCGCTGCGTACCTCAGAGATGGAGCTCGTCGACATCAACGACGTCATCGCGACGCACTTCCCGAACGCGCCGCCCGACCTCGTCTCGATTGACACGGAAGGGCTCGACCTCGAGATCTTGAAGTCGCTCGACTTCGAGCGGTTTCGTCCGCCGGTGCTCTGCGTGGAGACGCTCGAGGTAGGGACGACTCGAACGATCGACGAGATCGCCGCGTTCCTTCATCGCAAGCGCTACGTCACGCGAGGTGGAACATTGGTGAATACCATCTTCGTCTCCCAGGAAGCTCTCGCGCACACGGGAGCCAGCGACGGCGGGACGGCGCGCTGA
- a CDS encoding serine/threonine protein kinase — MAADEDLPRLLSGRYRLEATIGHGGMGVVYRGTDLTMQRPIAVKLIRALDGVELDDEIGGRFLREAKNTARLQHEHIIDVFDLGRDESGMYFVMELLNGESLSARLRRDGKLLPSVVVHIGRQICEALEVAHRASIIHRDLKPANVMLLTRAGDANFVKVLDFGVAKSYGADDQTQLTHTGMLVGTVDYMAPEQIMGKPVDGRSDVYSLGVMLYKMLCGKAPFRDGGVPALIHAHLNTMPKPLIEMNADVPNELDHVVLRCLMKNPDRRFESMAELARALSSAMGATTANLLDLEYRGGDDDELATELGTTYDRDDVPAPEDPTVQEPVTEASSSSDDLSIDDETVQYDRAKQQRKLTAAELGLPVPPTGLRRHEGSQPLPPPPRARPVINVTPSSAPVLGPPVNYPEELSTQKRVVPEEVRRINIDRTEGKICAMCQTRSPPHARQCLACGVSLAVSEQDAVRARVRVPTQRGVGDLPPVPPPPPAPSSRRNMGGALPIPPPPPSSSRDVSRVSQHPSHPPPPSYSPESMPYPSAPGWIPHQPPPEREQPPPSVLDRFLRWTGLKNR; from the coding sequence ATGGCGGCAGACGAAGATCTCCCACGGCTGCTGAGCGGGCGGTATCGCCTCGAAGCGACCATCGGGCACGGCGGCATGGGCGTCGTGTACCGCGGGACCGATCTGACGATGCAGCGGCCGATCGCGGTGAAGCTCATCCGCGCCCTCGACGGCGTCGAGCTCGACGACGAGATCGGCGGCCGCTTCCTCCGCGAAGCCAAGAACACCGCGCGCCTCCAGCACGAGCACATCATCGACGTGTTCGATCTCGGCCGCGACGAGAGCGGCATGTACTTCGTGATGGAGCTCCTCAACGGCGAGTCGCTCTCCGCGCGGCTACGGCGCGACGGGAAGCTCCTTCCGTCGGTCGTCGTCCACATCGGCCGCCAGATCTGCGAGGCGCTCGAGGTCGCGCATCGCGCGAGCATCATCCATCGCGACCTCAAGCCCGCGAACGTGATGCTGCTCACGCGCGCGGGAGACGCGAATTTCGTGAAAGTCCTCGATTTCGGCGTAGCCAAGTCGTACGGCGCCGACGATCAGACGCAGCTCACGCATACGGGCATGCTCGTCGGAACGGTCGACTACATGGCGCCCGAGCAGATCATGGGCAAGCCCGTCGACGGACGCTCGGACGTCTATTCGCTCGGCGTGATGCTCTACAAGATGCTCTGCGGAAAGGCCCCGTTCCGCGACGGCGGCGTCCCCGCGCTCATCCACGCGCACCTCAACACGATGCCGAAGCCGCTCATCGAGATGAACGCGGACGTCCCGAACGAGCTCGATCACGTCGTCTTGCGCTGTCTGATGAAGAACCCGGATCGCCGGTTCGAGTCGATGGCGGAGCTCGCGCGTGCGCTCTCGAGCGCGATGGGCGCGACGACCGCGAACCTCCTCGACCTCGAGTACCGCGGCGGCGACGACGACGAGCTCGCGACGGAGCTCGGCACGACCTACGATCGCGACGACGTCCCAGCGCCGGAGGATCCGACCGTGCAGGAGCCGGTCACGGAGGCATCGTCGTCGTCCGACGACCTCTCGATCGACGACGAGACCGTCCAGTACGATCGCGCCAAGCAGCAGCGGAAGCTCACCGCCGCCGAGCTCGGATTGCCCGTTCCGCCGACCGGCCTCCGCCGGCACGAAGGCTCGCAGCCGCTCCCGCCTCCTCCGAGGGCGCGGCCCGTCATCAACGTCACGCCCTCGTCGGCTCCGGTGCTCGGTCCGCCCGTGAATTACCCGGAGGAGCTGTCGACGCAGAAACGGGTCGTCCCGGAGGAGGTCCGCCGCATCAACATCGACCGCACCGAAGGGAAGATCTGCGCGATGTGCCAGACGCGGAGTCCGCCGCACGCGCGGCAGTGCCTCGCCTGCGGCGTCTCGCTCGCGGTCAGCGAGCAGGACGCGGTCCGCGCGCGCGTCCGCGTGCCGACGCAGCGGGGCGTCGGCGATCTCCCGCCCGTCCCGCCGCCTCCGCCCGCGCCGAGCTCCCGCCGCAACATGGGCGGCGCCCTCCCGATCCCGCCGCCGCCCCCGTCCAGCTCCCGTGACGTGTCGCGCGTCTCGCAGCATCCGTCGCACCCACCGCCCCCGTCGTACTCCCCCGAGTCGATGCCGTACCCGAGCGCGCCGGGCTGGATCCCGCATCAGCCTCCGCCCGAGCGCGAGCAGCCACCACCCTCGGTGCTCGATCGCTTCTTGCGCTGGACGGGCCTGAAGAATCGCTGA
- a CDS encoding acyltransferase: MGPRSARAFSLIRNVSSLWERPADTHGAIDGLRAIAVSWVIAFHVFVFIGRPLRHGPAEPIFRLANRGLLGVDIFFVLSGFLIGRLLFRELTSTGTIAFRRFYARRALRILPAYYVSLLIYCVLVTTNRDTVWANLLFVNNFLPESRQCMPWTWSLAIEEQFYIVFPLLLVVLFRATRRRLASLLALFALATAVRAVIVDRYAIHLPSADHSRVMYDALYDKPHARFGELLAGAIAAYALDFTPAAEALRRAPRLSITGMCAALTIIAASATTAQPIFHYGWPREWNFAYYTFSTSLFSGSVAYALFVCLAGARGGRHLDRLLSLRIFRPIAQLSYSAYLLHVMVITIGLDVAAFEPAVTVATMASYLVALPIVSLLSAAPLYLLVEKPLMNLRTRR, translated from the coding sequence ATGGGTCCCCGCTCGGCGAGGGCATTCTCGCTCATCCGGAACGTCAGCTCGCTCTGGGAACGCCCGGCGGACACCCACGGCGCGATCGATGGGCTCCGCGCGATCGCCGTCTCATGGGTCATCGCATTTCACGTATTCGTCTTCATCGGTCGCCCGCTGCGGCACGGTCCGGCGGAACCGATCTTTCGCCTCGCCAACAGGGGCCTTCTTGGCGTCGACATCTTCTTCGTCCTCAGCGGCTTCCTCATCGGCCGGCTGCTCTTCCGCGAGCTCACCAGCACCGGGACGATCGCGTTCCGCCGGTTCTATGCGCGGCGAGCGCTCCGTATTCTCCCCGCATACTACGTCTCGCTCTTGATCTACTGCGTCCTCGTCACGACGAATCGGGACACCGTCTGGGCGAACCTCCTCTTCGTCAACAACTTCCTTCCCGAGAGCCGGCAGTGCATGCCGTGGACGTGGTCGCTCGCGATCGAAGAGCAGTTTTACATCGTCTTCCCACTCCTCCTCGTCGTCCTCTTCCGCGCGACGCGACGCCGACTCGCGAGCCTCCTCGCTCTCTTCGCGCTCGCTACAGCCGTCCGTGCGGTCATCGTCGATCGGTACGCGATTCATCTACCGAGCGCCGACCACTCGCGAGTGATGTACGACGCTCTCTACGACAAGCCGCACGCCCGCTTCGGCGAGCTCTTGGCCGGTGCGATCGCGGCATACGCTCTCGATTTTACGCCTGCCGCCGAGGCGCTGCGACGCGCTCCGCGGCTATCCATCACCGGGATGTGCGCGGCGCTGACGATCATTGCTGCGTCCGCCACCACCGCGCAACCGATCTTCCACTACGGCTGGCCGAGGGAGTGGAACTTCGCCTACTACACGTTCTCCACGTCTCTCTTCTCGGGCAGCGTCGCCTACGCGCTCTTCGTTTGCCTCGCGGGAGCGCGAGGTGGCCGCCACCTCGATCGTCTGCTTTCGTTGCGGATCTTCCGTCCGATCGCGCAACTCTCGTACTCCGCGTACCTGCTCCACGTGATGGTGATCACGATCGGCCTCGACGTGGCTGCATTCGAGCCGGCGGTGACGGTGGCTACGATGGCGAGCTACCTGGTCGCGCTCCCGATCGTCAGCCTACTCTCGGCCGCACCGCTCTACCTGCTCGTGGAGAAACCGCTCATGAACCTTCGGACACGGCGGTGA
- a CDS encoding D-alanine--D-alanine ligase, which produces MSKRRVGVLMGGTSAEREVSLRTGEGVAKALAERGHDVVRVVLDEVTPPDQAIRAAKIDVAFLALHGRLGEDGCIQGMLEMMGIPYTGSSVLGSALAMDKLKAKEMFRLHNIPTPPYYVAQEADLLDLEDLHGSFGFPVVVKPRSEGSSVGLAIAKDMNELRAAVGTALEHDRFALIERFVKATEVHVGILDGRVLGAIEVAPKNGLYDYEAKYTPGATDYILPPRIAPTRVRGVMNLAERAAKALGCSGACRVDLLVTEGENEYVLEVNTLPGMTPTSLLPKIAEAAGITYDVLCEAILEGATLHTRPMPKRTERHQSGVAFAAKDLELVNQTAKLRAV; this is translated from the coding sequence ATGAGCAAGCGACGTGTGGGGGTCTTGATGGGCGGAACCAGTGCAGAGCGGGAGGTCTCGCTGCGCACGGGTGAAGGCGTGGCCAAGGCGCTCGCGGAGCGCGGCCACGACGTCGTCCGCGTCGTCCTCGACGAGGTCACCCCTCCCGACCAGGCGATCCGCGCCGCGAAGATCGACGTCGCGTTCCTCGCGCTCCACGGCCGCCTCGGCGAAGACGGCTGCATCCAGGGCATGCTCGAGATGATGGGCATCCCGTACACGGGCTCGAGCGTCCTCGGCTCCGCGCTCGCGATGGACAAGCTGAAGGCGAAGGAGATGTTCCGCCTCCACAACATCCCGACGCCGCCCTACTACGTCGCGCAAGAGGCCGACCTCCTCGATCTCGAGGACCTCCACGGCAGCTTCGGCTTCCCCGTCGTCGTGAAGCCGCGGAGCGAAGGCTCTTCCGTCGGGCTCGCGATCGCGAAGGACATGAACGAGCTCCGCGCCGCGGTCGGCACCGCCCTCGAGCACGATCGCTTCGCGCTCATCGAGCGCTTCGTGAAGGCGACCGAGGTGCACGTCGGCATCCTCGACGGCCGCGTCCTCGGCGCGATCGAGGTGGCGCCGAAGAACGGCCTCTACGACTACGAGGCGAAGTACACGCCCGGCGCGACGGACTACATCCTCCCACCGCGCATCGCGCCCACGCGCGTCCGCGGCGTCATGAACCTCGCCGAGCGCGCGGCGAAGGCGCTCGGCTGCAGCGGCGCGTGCCGCGTCGACCTCCTCGTGACCGAGGGCGAGAACGAGTACGTCCTCGAGGTGAACACGCTCCCGGGCATGACGCCGACCTCGCTCCTCCCGAAGATCGCCGAGGCAGCAGGCATCACGTATGACGTCCTCTGCGAGGCGATCCTCGAGGGCGCGACGCTCCACACGCGCCCGATGCCGAAGCGCACCGAGCGTCACCAGTCCGGCGTCGCCTTCGCAGCGAAGGACCTCGAGCTCGTGAACCAGACCGCGAAGCTCCGCGCGGTGTGA
- a CDS encoding four helix bundle protein translates to MSLRILDDIVHTVGVVHRLCLVIARQDPDLSRQMKRAINSVGLNAGEGLSARAGNRTVRLESAMASGREVILGLRIAGAAGYLDGERVAREVDAVDRIVAILYKLAYKPR, encoded by the coding sequence ATGTCCCTTCGTATTCTCGATGACATCGTTCACACCGTCGGCGTTGTCCACCGCCTCTGCCTCGTCATCGCGCGGCAGGATCCGGACCTCAGCCGCCAGATGAAGCGCGCCATCAACTCCGTCGGTCTCAACGCCGGCGAAGGGCTCTCCGCGCGCGCCGGCAATCGCACCGTTCGCCTCGAGAGCGCCATGGCCAGCGGGCGCGAGGTCATCCTCGGGCTTCGCATCGCGGGCGCCGCCGGATACCTCGATGGCGAGCGCGTCGCACGCGAGGTCGACGCCGTCGACCGCATCGTCGCCATCCTCTACAAGCTCGCGTACAAACCGCGTTGA
- a CDS encoding transposase yields the protein MGRVRTKEPMRRQGVIRFEMPEDTLPEDHRARLLWRVLQTLDVSAFTAKAKAVEGRAGRDVLSPSMLLTLWLYAISVGVGSAREIARRTKSDEAFRWIVGDKEVGHATLSAFRVGHGAALEKLMTDVLSVLLHKGLLSLDRVAQDGTRVRASASAPSFRREATLLECREQAALHVKAVIADPDPEASEAERLARYAAALDYQQRVEAAIATVQTLREEGKENPRASTTDADARVMKMPDGGFRPGYNIQLATAGSELGGPRTIVGILVTNAGSDMGSVTPMLKDIEARTGKLPAQFLADANHAKHSCIEAATQAGIEVIIAIPKRERCSTKGVSPEVAAWRGRMQTDDAKRAYRARAGLCELSNAHLKEHHGTASVLVRGLAKVTCVALLGAVAANILAHASGWLA from the coding sequence ATGGGGCGCGTCCGCACCAAGGAGCCGATGCGCAGACAGGGCGTCATCCGTTTCGAAATGCCGGAAGACACGCTGCCCGAAGACCACCGGGCTCGGCTGCTCTGGCGGGTGCTCCAGACGCTCGACGTGTCGGCCTTCACGGCGAAGGCGAAGGCGGTGGAGGGACGAGCGGGGCGGGATGTGCTGAGCCCGTCGATGTTGCTGACGCTCTGGCTCTACGCGATCTCGGTCGGCGTCGGTAGCGCGCGAGAGATCGCGCGGCGGACGAAGTCCGATGAAGCGTTCCGCTGGATCGTCGGCGACAAGGAGGTGGGGCATGCGACGCTCTCGGCGTTCCGGGTGGGTCACGGAGCTGCGCTCGAGAAGCTGATGACCGACGTGCTGAGTGTCTTGCTGCACAAGGGCCTGCTGTCCCTCGACCGGGTGGCGCAGGACGGAACGCGCGTCCGCGCCAGCGCGTCTGCTCCCTCGTTCCGTCGCGAGGCGACGCTCTTGGAGTGCCGCGAGCAGGCGGCGCTGCACGTCAAAGCCGTGATCGCCGACCCGGATCCGGAAGCGAGCGAAGCGGAACGGCTGGCGCGCTATGCGGCGGCTCTCGACTATCAACAGCGCGTCGAGGCTGCCATCGCGACGGTGCAGACGCTTCGTGAGGAGGGGAAGGAAAATCCTCGCGCGTCGACGACCGACGCGGATGCGCGCGTGATGAAGATGCCGGACGGAGGCTTTCGCCCTGGCTACAACATCCAGCTCGCGACGGCAGGCTCGGAGCTCGGAGGTCCTCGGACGATCGTGGGGATTCTCGTCACGAACGCCGGCAGCGACATGGGAAGCGTCACGCCGATGCTCAAGGACATCGAGGCGCGCACCGGCAAGCTCCCTGCCCAATTCCTCGCGGACGCCAATCACGCGAAGCACTCCTGCATCGAGGCCGCCACGCAAGCCGGGATCGAGGTCATCATCGCGATCCCGAAGCGAGAACGGTGCTCGACGAAGGGCGTGAGTCCCGAGGTCGCCGCCTGGCGCGGCCGCATGCAGACCGACGACGCCAAGCGCGCGTATCGTGCGCGCGCGGGCCTCTGCGAGCTATCGAACGCGCACCTCAAAGAGCATCACGGGACGGCGAGCGTCCTCGTCCGCGGTCTCGCGAAGGTCACCTGCGTCGCGCTCCTCGGCGCCGTCGCGGCGAACATCCTCGCGCACGCAAGCGGCTGGCTCGCATAG
- a CDS encoding serine/threonine-protein phosphatase yields the protein MTDQPAQAPLRRTGTGLTDVGRKRQSNEDAFFFDDRLGLYIVGDGMGGHAAGEIASQEAVETVYGMVKRGIGNLHELADPVVEEDVRAACRLMESSIQAATYMVFSMAEMDRGKTGMGTTLSALLVLGEYAVTAQVGDSRIYKVQGDGVEQLTEDHTLIAWQLKQGLITPQEAKKSPHRNVITRAVGNRDYVQVDTGLVKLSPGIRFLLCSDGLHGYLRDSDIAPIVAQQGEAAVKRFIALANERGGKDNITAILVEID from the coding sequence ATGACTGATCAGCCCGCCCAAGCACCACTTCGACGGACCGGCACCGGCCTCACTGACGTTGGGCGCAAGCGCCAATCGAACGAGGACGCGTTCTTCTTCGACGATCGCCTCGGCCTCTACATTGTCGGCGACGGCATGGGCGGCCACGCCGCCGGCGAGATCGCGAGCCAGGAGGCGGTCGAGACCGTCTACGGCATGGTCAAGCGCGGCATCGGCAACCTCCACGAGCTCGCCGATCCGGTGGTGGAAGAGGACGTCCGCGCCGCGTGCCGCCTGATGGAGAGCTCCATTCAGGCCGCGACGTACATGGTCTTCTCGATGGCGGAGATGGACCGGGGCAAGACCGGCATGGGCACGACGCTGAGCGCGCTGCTCGTCCTCGGCGAGTACGCCGTGACGGCGCAGGTCGGCGACTCTCGCATCTACAAGGTGCAGGGTGACGGCGTCGAACAACTGACGGAAGATCACACCCTTATCGCCTGGCAGTTGAAGCAGGGCCTCATCACCCCGCAGGAGGCGAAAAAGTCGCCTCACCGCAACGTCATCACGCGCGCCGTCGGCAACCGCGACTACGTCCAGGTCGACACCGGCCTCGTGAAGCTCTCGCCCGGCATCCGTTTCCTCCTCTGCAGCGACGGCCTCCACGGCTACCTGCGCGATTCCGACATCGCTCCCATCGTCGCGCAGCAAGGTGAGGCCGCTGTGAAGCGCTTCATCGCGCTCGCCAACGAACGCGGCGGCAAAGACAACATCACGGCCATCCTCGTCGAGATCGACTGA
- a CDS encoding FHIPEP family type III secretion protein, which translates to MMIVPLPTWLLDILLATNLSLAVAILLVVLYVPDALAIATFPTILLLTTLFRLALNVSSVRLILLQANAGEVIRAFGNFVVRGNYVVGGVIFLVLTIIQFIVIAKGSERVAEVGARFVLDAMPGKQMAIDAELRSGAIDGNEARRRRRMLSRESQFYGSMDGAMKFVKGDVIASLVITVVNILGGLAIGVGQKGMPAVEALKRYGLLTIGDGLVSQIPALVLSTAAGVLVTRVASEDPDTPLGEELAGQLFGMPKALKVASGFVLLLAIVPGLPAAPFLILAAALFFIARTRTRQLEIAERRAATEPARPVVQGARREAVFVPIVVPWSIEVSEDLADELDDAPDRPGLRSEALALRDVLFAELGVPFPAPRVRVAAGLPARHAVVSLFEVPTKILPLPAEGVIAAVRDATADLLRTRAGDFLGLAETQRLLDELEQFAPATVRNVVPKPVSLTLLTDILRRLVEERVSIRDLRAILEALASLAATEKDPLTLTELVRAQLRRALTFKLTRGAPQLGVVLVDPTIEDTVRRAIQRTPAGAFLTLPPAAARDVIASLRRAAGEASAQANAPPVVLTQPDIRRFVRKLIESDLPDATVVSFAELLPEVTLRPLARANLAGIG; encoded by the coding sequence ATGATGATCGTCCCGCTGCCGACCTGGCTCCTGGACATTCTTCTTGCCACCAACCTCTCGCTCGCGGTGGCGATCCTCCTCGTCGTCCTCTACGTCCCCGACGCCCTCGCGATCGCGACGTTTCCGACGATCCTGCTGCTGACGACGCTGTTTCGGCTCGCGCTGAACGTGTCGTCGGTCCGGCTCATCCTCCTCCAGGCCAACGCCGGCGAGGTCATTCGGGCGTTCGGCAACTTCGTCGTGCGCGGGAACTACGTCGTCGGCGGCGTCATCTTCCTCGTCCTCACCATCATCCAGTTCATCGTCATCGCGAAGGGCTCCGAGCGCGTCGCCGAGGTCGGAGCCCGGTTCGTCCTCGACGCGATGCCCGGCAAGCAGATGGCGATCGACGCCGAGCTCCGGTCCGGCGCGATCGACGGCAACGAGGCGCGGCGGCGACGGCGCATGCTGTCGCGCGAGAGCCAGTTCTACGGCTCGATGGACGGCGCGATGAAGTTCGTGAAGGGCGACGTCATCGCGTCGCTCGTGATCACGGTCGTGAACATCCTCGGCGGGCTCGCGATCGGCGTGGGCCAGAAGGGCATGCCCGCGGTCGAGGCGCTGAAGCGCTACGGCCTCCTCACGATCGGCGACGGCCTCGTCTCCCAGATCCCCGCGCTCGTGCTGTCGACCGCGGCCGGCGTGCTCGTCACCCGCGTCGCGAGCGAGGACCCCGACACGCCGCTCGGCGAAGAGCTCGCGGGACAGCTCTTCGGCATGCCGAAGGCGCTCAAGGTCGCGTCCGGCTTCGTGCTGCTGCTCGCGATCGTCCCCGGCCTGCCCGCGGCTCCGTTCCTCATCCTCGCCGCCGCGCTCTTCTTCATCGCCCGCACGCGCACGCGGCAGCTCGAGATCGCCGAGCGCCGCGCCGCGACCGAGCCGGCGCGGCCGGTCGTCCAGGGCGCCCGCCGCGAAGCCGTGTTCGTCCCGATCGTCGTGCCGTGGAGCATCGAGGTGAGCGAGGATCTCGCCGACGAGCTCGACGACGCGCCGGACCGGCCGGGCCTGCGGTCGGAGGCGCTCGCGCTCCGCGACGTCCTGTTCGCCGAGCTCGGCGTCCCCTTCCCTGCCCCGCGCGTGCGCGTCGCGGCGGGTTTGCCGGCGCGCCACGCCGTCGTCTCGCTGTTCGAGGTGCCGACGAAGATCCTGCCGCTCCCGGCCGAGGGCGTCATCGCCGCGGTCCGCGACGCGACCGCCGATCTCCTCCGCACCCGCGCCGGCGACTTCCTCGGCCTCGCCGAGACGCAGCGCCTCCTCGACGAGCTCGAGCAGTTCGCGCCCGCGACGGTGCGCAACGTCGTGCCGAAGCCCGTCAGCCTCACGCTCCTCACCGACATCCTCCGCCGCCTCGTGGAGGAGCGCGTGTCGATCCGCGATCTCCGCGCGATCTTGGAGGCGCTCGCGTCGCTCGCGGCGACGGAGAAGGATCCGCTCACGCTCACCGAGCTCGTCCGCGCGCAGCTTCGTCGCGCGCTCACGTTCAAGCTCACGCGCGGCGCGCCGCAGCTCGGCGTCGTCCTCGTCGATCCCACGATCGAGGACACCGTCCGCCGCGCGATCCAGCGCACGCCGGCCGGCGCGTTCCTCACGCTGCCGCCCGCCGCCGCGCGCGACGTCATCGCCTCGCTCCGCCGCGCCGCGGGGGAGGCCTCTGCGCAGGCGAACGCGCCGCCGGTCGTCCTCACGCAGCCGGACATCCGCCGCTTCGTGCGGAAGCTCATCGAGAGCGACCTCCCCGACGCGACGGTCGTGAGCTTCGCGGAGCTCCTCCCCGAGGTCACGCTCCGCCCGCTCGCGCGCGCCAACCTCGCCGGCATCGGCTGA